The genomic region agtagtagtagtgataacaacaacaacaacaacaataatttcaaattttggtacaaggcgaACAATTCTGGGGGAGagtctaagtcgattacatcgacccttgtactcaactggtacttactttatcaactccttaaaggatgagaggcaaagctgacccatggcagaatttgaactcagaacataaagatggacaaaatacgtatttctttattacctacaaggagctaaacatagaggggacaaacaaggacagacataggtattaagtcgattatatcgaccccagagcatcactggtacttaatttatcgaccccaaaaggatgaaaggcaaagtcgacctctgcggaatttgaactcagaatgtaacggcagacgaaatacctatttctttactacctacaaggggctaaacacagaggggacaaacaaggacatacataggcattaagtcgattatatcgaccccagagcgtcactggtacttaatttatcgaccccgaaaggatgaaaggcaaagtcgacctcggcggaatttgaactcagaacgtaacgacaaacgaaatatcggtaagcatttcgcccggcatgctaaccaatctgccagctcacagccttaacaATACCAACTGAATCCAAGGGAGGAAATTTTTGGAAGCAACACAGAATCGAAGGGAAGTAACCTCGTAACAGCTGCTAATTTTATcacgaaaatattcttttcttttctaagcagatggcccgaaattttttttggggtgggggggcagtcgattagatcaacttcaGTACGGaaatggtacttcatttatcgaccccgaaaggatgaaaggcaaagtcgatctcggcgaaatttgaactcagaacgtagcagcagacaaaatacctatttctttactacccacaaggggctaaacacagagaggacaaacaaggacaattgATTAAgtcagtgcgtagctggtacttaatttatcgaccccgaaaggatgaaaggcaaagtcgacctcggcagaatttgaactcagaatgtaacggcagacgaaataccgcaaagcatttcgcccggcgtgctaccgtttctgccagctcattgctttTTTTATCACCAAAATATTGTGGTAGGAATGCTATAAATTAATGGACAATCCTTTAGATCCGTCCAAATGGATTTCAGACGAGTTCGACCTCCATAAAGAGTGTTACCAGTGGAGAACATGCCTccctttgtcttttattttctatcttttactcgtttcagtttttagactgtggccatgctggggcaccaccttgaagggctcttgttgaacaaatcaaccccaggactcatttttcattaactttttttgctctcttttacgGAACCACTGTGTTAAAagagcgtaaacaaaccaacagctgtcaagcagtggtggggacaaacctAGCCTCAacgttcattgtttttctttttttatttgtttattggaattgtttctttatttgacttgactatatacatatatatagatagatatagatatataaatatactagcagtatcgcccgccgttgcttgggtttgtaagggaaataactatataagcatttttagagagttacttcccttatataaaccgagcaaaaaatgcattaaaaatgcggaaaaatgatggtaaatttttttttaaatcatagactcatcgtagacacacgctaatacccagaagggctcgatatgaatcacgactataagatacccgcttttggttaaactgcaccgcaaaatgtgggagtagttacgaatccaaatcgtaggagacagacacacaaccttacttttatatataaagatatacacagtcttctagtctcagattttagttgaatgataatgaaatagaTAATATTTGGAAATAAATTATAACCCTATGATCTCCTCCCTCCACTGTGTTCCATGCCACTCTATAAATAAATTGTTCTCCTAGCTATTCCTGCTACAATAGCCACAACATGAATTCTTTCCATCTTCTTGTTCTGTtaaaagatacccggttttggttaaactgcaccgcaaaatgtgggagtagttaggaatctaaattggagtagacagacacacacacaacttcagttttatatataaagatgtatatagatttatacatatttatagtaaTCCCTTGACATATTGTGGTTCACCTGTCTCGGTTTATTATCTAAGTTTACGTCAATTCGTCtgcggtgttgttttgcatttataataaaataaatataaagaaattataaaaataatattaaaattatacaCAACACAGTACTGTTACTACTTTGTTGATTTTCACCTACCACAGGTGGTTTAGGAGAGTAACACCtgtgatagtcaagggattactgtcatcatcatcattgttcaaccgtggtcgagacaatggaatttactatgttacgccagacttcacggtccatcatggcattacggaggtcctgttgctgatgcctgtatccctggagattacatcagggtaggagagtgtgcgccctctggtattgcgagtagatggcttccagaggagaagaggagaaattacctctttttcagctctacaacaatgtccagcaaactggactctcctacctttcacaagagatgacacaggtggtagtttcccatatatttgcattttggttggatgacgcttccacgagagattttgtaCAATACTTACAATACTTATGTATTACTGTTCAATACTTATGAAATCcacccagaaggctttggtcagcccagggctataatgaAGGCAAAAATGTACAATCCTTGAAACCTCAAAGTTACAAGATCATACAAGactgattaaaaattatatttgacagaataatttgaaaggTAAGGGGTCAACCAAAGGGGTTAACACCCTGTTGTTTGTATTCACTTGCATCCTTTGTACTCTAAGAGCAAAGTACAGGACAGCCTCCCTCCAAAAGGGttgaagcaataacaacaataataacattaaaaaaaaccataaaaacaAGTATGTTTGTGATACAAACCTTGAGATTCAAAGAAATAGGGAACACCCAAACAgcttaaatatttcttcaaggGGCTGGGATTATAAGAAGGGGTCTGGGGATCAACCGTCACAGCACCAATATCAAAGTGAGTTccctaaaataaaaaagaataagaaagagaaaaatatttttctaaaaattttaaaaaggagaTGTGGGAGGGAATTTGTAAAGAGTAAGATGGAagaggttttggtggtggtggtggcagtggtggtggtggtgtggtggtggtggtgatggtggttgtggtggtgatggtggtgatggtggtggtggtggtggaggtagtagtagtagtggtggtagtgatggcggtagtagtagtagtaacaattatagataataataacaataaaataggattttacctTGCTTTTAGCGTAGAACTGGTATTGGTGAAGAATATGCAGCATAGAGAGGGAATCCTTACCCCCAGAGAGGCACAACAACACTCGATCCCCGTCTTGTATCATATTGTAGTCTGTAATGGCCTGGAGCAATAGAGATAGAAATACGTAAACATTACAGTAAAAGAAGAGTGTGGTGGGGGTCTGATGAGGGCAGGTCCTTCGTATCTGAAGACCAAGAGGAAAGAGCAGCATGCcctcatgtcatcatcatcatttaacatccgttctccatgctagcatgggttgaacgattttgactgagggctagcgaaccagatggctgcaccaggctctgatcttgatctggcagagtttctacacctgggtgcccttcctaacgccaaccactccgagagtgtagagggtgctttttacgtgccaccggcacaggtgccaggggagtctggttgcggccacgatcggttggtactttttacatgccaccggcacaggtgccaggggagtctggtagcagccacgatcagttggtactttttacgtgccaccggcacagttccAGGAAGTCTgtagcggccacgatcggtttgtggtgctttttacgtgccaccggcacaggtgccaggggagtctggtagcagtcacgatcggttggtgctttttacatgccaccggcacaggtgccaggggagtctggtagcagccacgatcagttggtactttttacgtgccaccggcacaggtgccagggaagtctggtagcggccacgatcggttggtgctttttacgtgccaccggcacaggtgccaggggagtctggtagcagtcacgatcggttggtgctttttacatgccaccggcacaggtgccaggggagtctggtagcggccacgatcagttggtgctttttagtgccaccggcacaggtgccagggagtcGGTAGCAGTCACGATCGGTTGGGCGTTTTtaaacatgccaccggcacaggtgccaggggagtctggtagCATCACGatcagttggtactttttacgtgccaccggcacaggtccAGGGGAGTCTGGTAGCAGTCACGAtcgttggtgcttttaacgtgccaccggcacaggtgccaggagtctggtagcggccacgatcagttggtgctttttacgtgccaccggcacaggtgccaggggagtctggtagcagtcacgatcggttggtgctttttacatgccaccggcacaggtgccaggggagtctggtagcagtcacgatcagttggtactttttacgtgccaccggcacaggtgccaggggagtctggtagcggccacgatcagttggtgcttagcggttcggcaaaagagaccgatagaataagtactgggcttacaaagaataagtcccgcggtcaaGTTGCTTgatcaaaggcagtgctccagcatggctgcagttaaatgactggaacaagtaaaagagagagaaagagagatataacttccttacatatttttatttttattcttatttttactgAAGATATTTTAGAATTTGTAGGATTAAGTTGgatccattaataataataataataaaaagagggaaataacGTGAGGATGCACAGGTGGATTATGTATTAGGTATAGCCTGGTAAAACAAACCACCAGTGCCGAAACACGTGTAGCGTTGATTAATATTATCTTCTTTCCccacagactaataacaggtaaggtatatatatatatatctcttttactctttactcttttacttgtttcagtcatttgactgcggccatgctggagcaccgcctttagtcgagcaaatcgaccccgggacttattctttgtaagcccaatacttatcctatcagtctcttttgccaaaccgctaagtgatggggacgtaaacacaccagcatcagttgtcaagcaatactaaggggacaaagacagacacacaaacacatacacacacacatatatatatatacatatatacgacaggcttctttcagtttccgtctaccaaatccactcacaaggcattagtcggcccgatgctatagcagaagacacttgcccaagatgccacgtagtgggactgaacccggaatcatgtggttggttagcaagctacttaccacacagccactcctgtgcctatcatcatcatcatcatcatttaacgtccgctttccatgctagcatgggttggatggttcaactggggtttggggagcccgaaggctgcaccaggccagtcagatctggcagtgtttctacagctggatgcccttcctaacgccagccagtccgagagtgtagtgggtacttttatgtgccaccgacacaggtgccagacgaggctggcagacggccatgatcggatggtgtttgttacgtgcccacagcacggaggccagtcgatgcggtactggctacggccacgttcggatggttttcttgtgtgccaccggcactggtaccacaaagatacaaattccattgatgttcatctattttgatttgttttgattttgattttcacttgcctcaacaggtcttcacaagtgtcacaagaaggaaggtatgcacaggtggactgactacgtcccaggtaggagccacgggttatggcctgactagtcttgccgggtcttcggatggtgtttttatgtgccaccgacacagatgccagatgaggctggcaaacggccacgatcggatggtgtttgttatgtgcccacagcacggaggccatatattattaaaatatgtttaaataatttataattaattctaaTGTACTTTATTCTTATTGTATGTTATAGTAGGTTTTAAAATGCTTACATTATCAAATTAGTATTTTGGATAGAATTTCCTATGTGTACTCCAGGAAATAAGGTTGTCCTGAAATTGAAGCTGTGGTcctattggtaaaatcccaaatttgtaataataatattataattgatACTGTTTGCTTTGCATTAGTAAAGTGTAAAATCGTATATATCCTGATAACttggaataattattattccttaagattaaaaaaaatattcataaatattatatatatatatatatacaatgggcttctttcagtttctgtctaccaaatccgctcacaaggctttggtcagcctgaggctgtagtagaagacacttgcgcaaggtgccaagcagtgggactgaacccggaaccatgtggttagaaatgcattcatattaaaaatatgaagtcatacagacacacatgtatttatatatctggatgtatatatgtatgtatacacacacacacacacacacacacacatatatatatacacacacacacacacacacatatatatatatatacacacacacacacatacacacacacacacacacacacacacacctttacttACCTCAATGACTGGAGTGAACAACTCTTTCGGTGGTGAAACCCACAAACTGCCCTCCTTGGTCACTTTCCGCTGGTCAGTCTTCACCTTTGCTTTGCGGAGACAACACTGGGTCATCTGTGGCTCTGACTTAGGACCCACAGCCCCAGTACCGGTGACACCCGGTCCTTTTTCAGACAGTGGTGTCATCGAGGGTTTCATCAACGTTGTAGTTTCATTAAGGGACCTGCAACAGCAGTCCCTACATTCCTTATTTGTATCATtattgatgtcatcatcattattgttgccaTGACAACTGCACTGTGTTGCAGCATGTGttgcattgttgttgttactgcaatGGCAACAGCCACTCTGCTGCGCTACTGCAAGTCCAACACTATTAACCTCCGCTCCAGTTTTATCCCTCACCTCCTCCGGGGTTTCATCGCAACCCTCCTCTCTTTCGTCCCGATTACTCGGGAAGGAACTGTTCGCATTAGCCacccctttctcctcctcctcttttcccTTCCCCTCTGCGGTCGTTGCTGTCGATCTCTGGAACTTCGATGAGGTCTTTAGTTTGTAATTTTCAAAGCTAGAGATTTGGCGATTAGGATTAAAATTATAACTGGGTATGTGATTACGATTAAGATTGGAGTTGTTAAAACTAGGATTAGAGTTATGATTGGGATTATGAATAGGGTTAACACTGGGATTAAAATTAGGATTGTGATTTAAATTAAGGTTAGGATTATGGCTAGTGTTAAGATTAGGATTAGGATTTAAGTTAAGACTAGGATTATGATAAAACTTAAGATTAGGACTGACATTAGTGGCATCAGAAAGATGAGAATTTGTAACTGGATTTGGATAGAGATGTGGATTAAGAGGATTATAAGCAGTTTCGAGAGTAGTACCAACTGGAATGCTGGTAGGATTAACATTCAAACTGTCAGATTCATGTCCACTGTCAGACAAGACCAGTGCTTTGTCCAAACTGACTGAAAGATCATCACAATGACCAAATGAAAATCCCCTCTCCAGGAAATTCTTAATCGATTTACAGAACTCTTCACTATGGCTCATACCAGGGTCACATCGAGGACCCTCACCAATCGCATTTTGTGTCGCCATCTGTGGCAGACTTTCAGCAATTTTGTTGGTAACACCTTCTTCTTCACGTTTTGGCTtaacttctatttcttcttccacttcttcgtCTCCCGGTTTTCcatctcctctccctcctccttcttctccaacatcatcatttctgttattttccGCGACCGCAGTGAGATCAGAACTTTCTTCCTGTCGGTTGGTGTCTGCAAAAGATTTTGGAACAAACGGTAGTGCATCTAATGGGGTGAAGTTTGTGAAGGTCCCTTCAGAGATACAGGTGTAGGCTTCACATGGCAGCAGGAACCACCTCAGGTGCTGGGTGCCGTTCTCAAAGAGAAGACTTTGATCAGGAAGTGATGCTTTCATCTGCAAAGATAAATTAAga from Octopus sinensis linkage group LG29, ASM634580v1, whole genome shotgun sequence harbors:
- the LOC115226226 gene encoding uncharacterized protein LOC115226226 isoform X3, coding for MSIKMQFISHHISSLEEFLPQVGILIAKKYLFKNSTPEGCGGGTIFFVRRENHRFLHEPEMREEGGTPDIVGSIRAGLVMQLKLAIGTDVIAQRDQQLLKKATNCWKKCKNLVILGTQSVPSLPIYSFLIYHPQTGRFLHHNYVTALLNDVFGIQSRGGCACAGPYAEDLLGISEEKAKEFENVLIEDSRLDRVHLKRYREYSPMEILRPGFTRLNLPFFVDDETLDFVIQAVELVAEFGWHLLPQYRFNPETGEWRHKDLQVYKDRKWLGNISYSSGAMKYKSQKNGYGNSSVPDYQECLREAKDLFKTAEKMKASLPDQSLLFENGTQHLRWFLLPCEAYTCISEGTFTNFTPLDALPFVPKSFADTNRQEESSDLTAVAENNRNDDVGEEGGGRGDGKPGDEEVEEEIEVKPKREEEGVTNKIAESLPQMATQNAIGEGPRCDPGMSHSEEFCKSIKNFLERGFSFGHCDDLSVSLDKALVLSDSGHESDSLNVNPTSIPVGTTLETAYNPLNPHLYPNPVTNSHLSDATNVSPNLKFYHNPSLNLNPNPNLNTSHNPNLNLNHNPNFNPSVNPIHNPNHNSNPSFNNSNLNRNHIPSYNFNPNRQISSFENYKLKTSSKFQRSTATTAEGKGKEEEEKGVANANSSFPSNRDEREEGCDETPEEVRDKTGAEVNSVGLAVAQQSGCCHCSNNNNATHAATQCSCHGNNNDDDINNDTNKECRDCCCRSLNETTTLMKPSMTPLSEKGPGVTGTGAVGPKSEPQMTQCCLRKAKVKTDQRKVTKEGSLWVSPPKELFTPVIEAITDYNMIQDGDRVLLCLSGGKDSLSMLHILHQYQFYAKSKGTHFDIGAVTVDPQTPSYNPSPLKKYLSCLGVPYFFESQGIMDTASNLPYKCESICSFCSRMKRGRIYMCARREGYNVVSLGQHLDDLAESFLMSFFHNGIMRTMKAHYTVQDNDLRVIRPLVYVREKNLRRFAEKNQLPVISENCPACFEAPKERHRMKQLLAAQELLFPKIYNSMRSAMTPIMAINKTGFSSKELFGVMHRQENGDEEEEDD